A single region of the Schizosaccharomyces osmophilus chromosome 3, complete sequence genome encodes:
- the mis18 gene encoding kinetochore protein Mis18 yields the protein MSEAEVNAVESVNNDFESPPTVFQCKNCLQIVGDSNAWVISHREMNSFTLSDLAENTFDIEELLRTSDDGLCVYSVIECAKCNTSIGCVFRSTPRYLDDIRDMYTLTMDKISAYEIGAKTVNPEGLTRYQVDLEIKEDILKLKSFCLSLYEKCQSHSESIESIWNNISQLPLESKENRILSPKQTKRGIKRTRH from the exons ATGTCAGAAGCGGAAGTAAATGCTGTAGAAAGTGTCAATAACGATTTTGAATCTCCTCCGACGGTGTTTCAATGTAAAAACTGTCTTCAAATTGTAGGCGATTCCAATGCGTGGGTGATATCGCATCGGGAAATGAATAGTTTTACGTTGAGTG ATTTAGCAGAAAATACTTTTGATATAGAAGAACTTTTACGAACTTCAGACGATGGACTTTG TGTATATTCTGTAATAGAATGTGCAAAATGCAATACAAGTATAGGTTGTGTATTTCGTTCCACTCCTAGGTACTTGGATGATATAAG AGATATGTATACCCTCACAATGGACAAGATTTCGGC CTACGAAATAGGTGCCAAAACCGTGAATCCTGAAGGCTTAACGCGATACCAAGTAGACCTAGAGATTAAAGAAGATATTCTAAAG ttgaaatctttttgtCTGTCATTGTATGAGAAATGTCAATCTCATTCAGAGTCAATTGAATCTATTTGGAATAATATAAGTCAATTGCCGTTGGAATCGAAGGAGAATCGTATTCTTTCACCTAAACAAACTAAAAGAGGGATCAAACGGACTAGACATTAG